From Amphritea atlantica, a single genomic window includes:
- the rlmD gene encoding 23S rRNA (uracil(1939)-C(5))-methyltransferase RlmD yields the protein MKQNRSHTPNQPPARKSAHPLPTEPVELSIESLSYDGRGVGRYQGKAAFIDNALPGEQVLARLSEEKARFYLGYTETVVAASSHRIDPACPHYQQCGGCDLQHLDNDAQIELKQTQVLEQLQRIGHTQPEKISTALTATNWNYRRSARIGINQLFDGEPIVGFRRRGSHLLCQIDSCAVLDSRVADIFSRVREALRDTGDIKYITQLDVDLGDQGGYLSLRLKKQLSDEHRDVFTALATHYGLSLQLQVIGSDSDPDIDSLTSYTLNQLELKFRPGDFIQVNAEINQQMLHKACQLLELKPEDQVLDLFCGLGNFSLPVARTGASVTGVEGSLSMVEQAERNALHNQLQNCRFFCANLADNLKGLQWFRQSYNKIILDPPRTGAATLIPQICSLRPELILYISCNPGALARDSRLLGEEGYHLREFLVMDMFPQTHHIESMALFVRGKKKARKKKLFAGKGISR from the coding sequence ATGAAACAGAACCGTTCCCATACCCCAAACCAGCCCCCGGCCCGTAAGTCCGCTCACCCTTTACCGACTGAGCCGGTAGAGCTGAGTATCGAATCCCTCAGCTATGATGGCCGCGGTGTTGGGCGCTATCAGGGTAAAGCAGCGTTTATCGACAATGCACTCCCTGGCGAACAGGTTCTGGCACGACTGAGCGAAGAGAAAGCCCGCTTTTATCTGGGATACACCGAAACAGTTGTTGCCGCCTCAAGCCACCGGATTGATCCGGCCTGCCCACATTATCAACAGTGCGGCGGTTGTGACCTGCAACACCTGGATAACGATGCCCAGATCGAATTGAAACAGACTCAGGTACTGGAACAATTGCAGCGCATCGGCCATACCCAGCCAGAGAAGATCAGCACTGCGCTGACTGCAACCAACTGGAATTATCGTCGCAGCGCCCGCATCGGTATCAATCAGCTATTTGATGGCGAACCCATTGTCGGTTTTCGCCGGCGTGGCAGCCACCTGCTCTGCCAGATTGACAGCTGCGCAGTGCTCGATTCACGGGTAGCCGATATATTCAGCCGGGTCAGAGAGGCACTCAGAGACACGGGTGATATTAAGTATATTACTCAGCTGGATGTCGATCTGGGCGATCAGGGTGGCTATCTGTCACTAAGATTAAAAAAACAACTCAGCGATGAACATCGGGATGTTTTCACCGCGCTGGCCACACATTACGGGCTGAGTTTACAGCTGCAGGTGATCGGATCGGATTCAGACCCGGACATTGACAGCTTAACCAGCTACACGCTGAATCAGCTGGAACTTAAGTTTCGTCCCGGTGATTTCATTCAGGTAAATGCCGAAATCAATCAGCAGATGCTGCACAAAGCCTGCCAGTTGCTGGAGCTGAAGCCGGAAGACCAGGTACTCGATCTGTTTTGTGGCCTGGGCAACTTTTCACTTCCGGTGGCGCGCACCGGCGCATCGGTAACGGGTGTCGAGGGAAGCCTCTCGATGGTAGAGCAAGCCGAACGCAACGCGCTACACAATCAACTGCAGAACTGCCGCTTCTTCTGCGCCAACCTGGCAGATAATCTGAAGGGTTTACAGTGGTTCAGACAGAGCTACAACAAAATCATTCTCGACCCACCGCGCACCGGTGCCGCCACACTGATACCACAGATCTGTAGCCTCAGGCCGGAGCTGATTCTCTACATCTCCTGCAATCCGGGTGCTCTCGCGCGGGACAGCCGGCTACTCGGCGAAGAAGGCTATCATCTCAGGGAATTTCTGGTAATGGATATGTTCCCACAAACCCACCACATCGAGTCGATGGCACTGTTTGTCCGCGGGAAAAAGAAAGCCCGGAAAAAGAAACTGTTTGCCGGCAAGGGTATCAGCCGCTGA
- a CDS encoding glycosyl transferase family protein has protein sequence MSQEHPFAPFVRILGKGKQGSRSLSQAEAREAMEMILDGQVEPEQLGAFLMLLRVKEESPEELAGFIEAVRGRCAAPQQLKVDLDWSTYAGKKRQLPWFILVALILAENGIRVFMHGARGHTPERIYTEDCLTLFGITACNNWSEVAESLEASQFAFMSINTLSPEMGRIINLRPVLGLRSPVHTLCRLINPLHAQHTVDGVFHPAYGPMHQKTSQLLGVENGLTIKGDGGEAEVKPDAECDLQWTRSSEYSTSQWPRYYPRRLVKQNLNPDDLLGLWRGETAHEYGEGAVISTLALILKLLNKADDDGGCFELAEQMWQGRNKGRF, from the coding sequence ATGTCACAGGAACATCCGTTTGCCCCCTTTGTGCGAATTCTGGGAAAAGGAAAGCAGGGCTCCCGCTCACTGAGTCAGGCTGAGGCTCGCGAGGCGATGGAGATGATTTTAGACGGTCAGGTAGAGCCAGAGCAGTTGGGTGCGTTTCTCATGCTGTTGCGGGTGAAAGAGGAGTCTCCTGAAGAGCTGGCCGGGTTTATCGAGGCTGTGAGGGGGCGTTGTGCAGCTCCGCAACAGTTGAAAGTGGATCTGGACTGGTCGACTTATGCAGGCAAGAAACGTCAGTTGCCGTGGTTTATTCTGGTTGCGTTGATACTGGCTGAAAACGGTATCCGGGTATTTATGCATGGTGCCCGGGGGCATACACCGGAACGGATCTATACCGAAGACTGTCTGACACTGTTTGGTATCACTGCCTGCAACAACTGGAGTGAGGTCGCTGAGTCGCTGGAGGCCTCGCAGTTTGCCTTTATGTCGATCAATACGCTCAGCCCGGAGATGGGTCGAATCATCAACCTGCGTCCGGTGCTTGGACTCAGGTCGCCGGTACACACGCTTTGCCGGCTGATCAATCCCCTGCACGCGCAGCACACAGTTGATGGTGTTTTTCACCCGGCTTACGGCCCGATGCATCAGAAAACATCCCAGCTGCTGGGGGTTGAGAATGGCCTGACAATTAAAGGCGATGGCGGTGAAGCTGAGGTGAAACCGGATGCTGAGTGTGATTTGCAGTGGACTCGCAGCAGTGAGTACAGCACCTCTCAGTGGCCGCGCTACTACCCACGCCGCCTGGTTAAGCAAAATCTTAATCCGGATGATCTGTTAGGGCTATGGCGCGGTGAAACAGCTCATGAATACGGTGAAGGTGCGGTCATCTCAACTCTGGCACTGATACTCAAGCTACTGAACAAAGCCGATGATGATGGCGGATGCTTCGAACTGGCAGAGCAGATGTGGCAAGGGCGGAATAAGGGACGATTCTGA
- a CDS encoding cation:proton antiporter: MMQQSLVFSFFLIFTGAAVLASIALYTRQPLLVAYIVLGAALGPYGYSFIQDTALLSDISHIGIIFLLFLLGLDMQPSHLVHMLKKATLVAIFSAIIFMAIGYVVGIAFGFTRTEAIIIGVALMFSSTIIGIKLLPTTVLHHKHTGELVVGLLLLQDVIAILVLLFLNSGDDGTDQLTTFLKTAIALPLIIGAALLFVRYILLPLIQKFDRFHEYIFLVAIGWCLGLAELAHTAGLSAEIGAFIAGVSLATSPISQYIATSLRPLRDFFLILFFFSIGASFNLGLLGQIIIPAMILAALVLIIKPVVFRFLLQSISESNRLAWEVGFRLGQISEFSLLIAYMATSAAMIGQEASHVIQATAILTFLLSTYVVIFNFPSPIAVSDKLRRD; the protein is encoded by the coding sequence ATGATGCAACAAAGTCTGGTGTTCTCTTTCTTTCTTATCTTTACCGGGGCAGCTGTACTCGCCTCGATTGCACTCTATACACGTCAGCCACTCCTTGTTGCATATATTGTGCTGGGTGCAGCACTGGGTCCCTACGGTTATAGCTTTATCCAGGATACCGCGCTGCTTTCAGATATATCCCATATAGGCATCATCTTCCTGCTGTTCCTGCTGGGACTCGATATGCAGCCCAGCCATCTTGTCCATATGCTAAAAAAAGCCACACTGGTGGCAATTTTCAGCGCCATCATCTTTATGGCTATCGGCTATGTGGTGGGCATCGCGTTTGGCTTTACCCGCACAGAAGCGATTATTATCGGTGTCGCACTGATGTTTTCCAGTACCATTATCGGTATAAAACTGCTGCCAACTACAGTACTGCACCACAAACATACCGGGGAACTTGTAGTGGGCTTATTGCTACTGCAGGACGTCATTGCGATTCTGGTACTGCTGTTTCTCAATAGCGGAGACGACGGTACCGATCAGCTCACAACCTTCCTTAAAACAGCTATCGCTTTACCCCTGATTATCGGCGCCGCACTGCTGTTTGTCCGCTATATACTACTGCCACTGATTCAGAAATTTGACCGTTTCCATGAGTATATCTTTCTGGTCGCTATTGGCTGGTGTCTCGGCCTTGCTGAACTGGCCCATACGGCGGGACTGTCGGCAGAGATCGGTGCCTTTATCGCGGGAGTCAGCCTTGCAACCAGCCCAATTTCTCAGTATATCGCCACCAGTTTACGGCCGTTACGTGACTTTTTCCTGATTCTGTTTTTCTTTTCTATTGGCGCCAGCTTTAATCTGGGACTTCTGGGACAGATCATTATCCCGGCAATGATACTGGCGGCCCTGGTTCTGATAATTAAACCTGTCGTGTTTCGCTTTCTGTTACAGAGTATCAGTGAAAGCAACAGGCTCGCCTGGGAAGTGGGTTTCCGGCTGGGCCAGATAAGTGAATTCTCACTGCTGATCGCCTACATGGCAACCAGCGCCGCAATGATAGGCCAGGAAGCCTCCCACGTTATTCAGGCAACAGCCATTCTGACTTTCCTGCTATCTACATACGTAGTGATATTCAACTTCCCAAGCCCGATTGCTGTATCGGATAAGCTCAGAAGAGATTGA
- a CDS encoding MATE family efflux transporter, translated as MNRLQRIKTILVLGLPIIGGMLSQSILNLVDAAMVGRLGETALAGVGIGGYTNFVAVSLILGLSSGVQALVARRRGQQLDSETAAPLSWGVVVAFCAAIPLSILFYINSEWLMTLLSDDIQAQTIADNYFSYRVLALLAVGLNLSFRGYWNGTNRPIVYLRILLMVQVLNVLISYILIFGHFGIPAMGAPGAGLGTTISLYLGSAMFALVTLPSAARNGLFSFKHTTLNELRSLLRLAIPHSIQQFFFAVSIMVLFWIIGLLGTAEQAIGHVLINLALLLILPAVGLGVASTTLVSHALGQHNPALASRWGWDVIITAVVIIFLFSLPMWLYPDQLLSLFLATDKAINQAHTPLMLTALAICLDAAAIVLTQALLGAGANRSVLLISTAGQWFFYLPLAWLIGPWLGYGLIGIWLLQVFHRASSSLIFIYIWKQRNWVHIHI; from the coding sequence TTGAATCGCCTGCAACGCATTAAAACCATTCTCGTCCTGGGGCTGCCAATTATTGGCGGCATGCTGTCACAAAGCATTCTCAATCTGGTAGACGCCGCGATGGTGGGCCGCCTGGGTGAAACTGCGCTGGCGGGCGTGGGTATCGGGGGATATACCAACTTCGTTGCAGTCAGCCTGATACTGGGCCTCTCATCCGGTGTTCAGGCACTTGTTGCCCGCCGCCGTGGACAACAACTCGACTCAGAAACAGCTGCGCCACTGAGCTGGGGAGTCGTTGTCGCATTTTGCGCCGCTATACCACTAAGCATCCTGTTTTATATCAACTCAGAGTGGTTAATGACGCTACTGAGTGATGACATTCAGGCCCAGACCATTGCTGATAACTACTTCAGCTACCGTGTTCTCGCACTTCTGGCGGTCGGACTGAATCTCAGTTTTCGCGGCTACTGGAACGGCACCAACAGACCGATCGTTTATCTGCGCATCCTGTTGATGGTGCAAGTTCTCAACGTGCTGATCAGCTACATTCTTATCTTTGGTCATTTTGGTATTCCGGCCATGGGTGCTCCCGGGGCTGGCCTGGGAACAACCATTTCACTCTACCTGGGCTCGGCTATGTTCGCGCTGGTAACACTGCCATCTGCGGCCAGAAACGGCTTATTCAGCTTCAAGCACACCACACTTAACGAGCTAAGATCGCTACTGCGCCTGGCCATTCCTCACTCCATACAGCAATTTTTCTTTGCCGTTTCAATTATGGTTCTGTTCTGGATTATCGGACTACTGGGAACCGCCGAACAGGCAATCGGACATGTGCTGATAAATCTGGCACTGCTCCTGATTCTGCCGGCCGTCGGCTTGGGTGTAGCCTCCACCACGCTGGTCAGTCATGCGCTGGGGCAACACAACCCCGCACTGGCCAGCCGCTGGGGATGGGATGTGATTATCACGGCGGTTGTCATCATTTTCCTGTTCAGCCTGCCAATGTGGCTATACCCGGATCAGCTGCTGAGTCTGTTTCTGGCTACCGATAAAGCCATTAATCAAGCACATACCCCGCTGATGCTCACGGCACTGGCCATCTGTCTGGATGCCGCCGCCATTGTCTTAACACAGGCACTGCTGGGGGCGGGTGCAAACCGGTCTGTCCTACTCATCAGTACTGCAGGGCAATGGTTTTTTTATCTGCCTCTGGCCTGGCTGATCGGTCCATGGCTGGGTTACGGGCTCATCGGGATCTGGCTGTTACAGGTTTTTCACCGGGCAAGCTCTTCGCTGATTTTTATTTATATCTGGAAGCAGCGTAACTGGGTTCATATCCACATATAG
- the nfuA gene encoding Fe-S biogenesis protein NfuA, which yields MNITVTESAEIYLAELLEKQNVEGIAVRMFVTQPGTPYAETCLAYCRPDEVVEDDVVMKKEKVTFYFEKNSLPYLEEATVDFATDRMGGQLTIKAPNAKVPKVSDDSPMEEQINYILYADINPGLSSHGGEVKLIELVEEEAGHIAILQFGGGCQGCSAVDMTLKDGVEKTLVERIQGLAGVRDVTDHTVTDNAYYK from the coding sequence ATGAATATTACAGTCACCGAGTCAGCTGAAATCTACCTTGCTGAGCTGCTTGAGAAACAGAATGTTGAAGGTATTGCTGTGCGGATGTTCGTCACCCAGCCGGGAACGCCGTACGCTGAAACCTGTCTGGCTTACTGCCGTCCTGATGAAGTGGTCGAAGATGACGTTGTGATGAAGAAGGAGAAGGTGACGTTTTATTTTGAAAAAAACAGTCTGCCATACCTTGAAGAAGCAACCGTTGATTTTGCAACTGACAGAATGGGCGGTCAACTGACGATCAAGGCACCGAATGCTAAAGTGCCTAAAGTCTCTGACGACAGCCCGATGGAAGAGCAGATAAACTATATTCTATACGCTGATATAAACCCGGGACTCTCTTCTCATGGCGGTGAAGTAAAGCTGATTGAGCTGGTTGAAGAGGAGGCGGGTCATATTGCTATTCTGCAGTTTGGCGGTGGTTGCCAGGGGTGCAGCGCCGTTGATATGACGCTTAAGGATGGTGTTGAAAAAACACTGGTTGAGCGTATACAGGGACTGGCAGGTGTTCGCGATGTAACCGACCACACAGTAACCGACAACGCTTACTACAAGTAA
- the lon gene encoding endopeptidase La, giving the protein MAPLENDKEITTTTLPVLPLRDVVIYPHMVIPLFVGREKSIQALEAAMLQDKEILLIAQKNASDDEPVGGDLFSIGTVASVLQMLKLPDGTVKVLVEGDYRARIETLHTTDTHFTADVTVLPVSEVSDSEAEIYKRTALDQFERFVQVNKKIPAEVLTSLGSIDEIGRLADTIAAHMSLKLDEKQKILEILDDKLRLEHLMALMESEIDLVEVEKRIRGRVKKQMEKSQREYYLNEQMKAIQKEMGDLDENGNTDIEELKKRIDEAGMPKEALDKTLNEYNKLKMMSPMSAEATVVRGYIDWMLQIPWSKRSKLRHDMKRAEVILNEDHYGLEEVKDRILEYLAVQRRVRKLKGPILCLVGPPGVGKTSLGQSIARATNREYVRMALGGVRDEAEIRGHRRTYIGSMPGKLIQKMSKVGVKNPLFLLDEIDKMGMDQRGDPASALLEVLDPEQNSTFNDHYLEVDYDLSDVMFVCTSNSMNIPGPLLDRMEIIRIPGYTEDEKLNIARKYLIPKQIKMNGLKKNELTIEDEAVTDLIRYYTREAGVRGLERELAKICRKVIKEIALGDDKNASIVANSGNLEHYSGVRKCNFGVAEEQDRIGHVTGLAWTSVGGDILTIESAVVPGKGRQIRTGSLGEVMQESIQAAMTVVRSRAESLGINPDFHEENDIHIHVPEGATPKDGPSAGIGMCTALVSVLTNIPVRSDVAMTGEITLRGQVLPIGGLKEKLLAAHRGGIKTVIIPDENKRDLKEIPENIKADLEICPVKWIDEVLQIALKYSPEPLTEEQKASFSEKKKQAKNERGQIKPH; this is encoded by the coding sequence ATGGCACCACTCGAGAATGATAAAGAGATCACTACCACCACGTTGCCGGTTTTGCCGCTACGTGATGTTGTTATATACCCTCATATGGTGATCCCGCTGTTTGTAGGCCGAGAAAAATCTATTCAGGCCCTTGAAGCCGCGATGCTGCAGGATAAGGAAATTCTGCTGATTGCTCAGAAAAATGCCTCGGATGATGAGCCTGTAGGCGGTGATCTGTTTTCTATCGGCACAGTCGCGAGCGTGCTGCAGATGCTGAAGCTCCCGGATGGCACTGTAAAGGTTCTGGTTGAAGGTGATTATCGTGCGCGTATAGAAACCCTGCATACCACTGATACCCACTTCACTGCAGATGTAACTGTTTTACCGGTCAGCGAAGTCAGTGACAGTGAAGCGGAGATTTATAAACGTACTGCACTGGATCAGTTTGAGCGTTTTGTTCAGGTGAATAAAAAGATTCCGGCTGAGGTTCTGACCTCGCTGGGTTCGATTGATGAGATTGGCCGTCTGGCGGATACGATTGCCGCGCATATGTCTCTCAAGCTGGATGAAAAACAGAAAATATTAGAAATTCTGGATGATAAGCTGCGTCTGGAACATCTGATGGCGCTGATGGAATCTGAGATCGACCTGGTTGAAGTTGAAAAACGGATCCGTGGCCGGGTTAAGAAGCAGATGGAAAAAAGCCAGCGAGAGTACTATCTGAATGAGCAGATGAAAGCGATTCAGAAAGAGATGGGCGACCTGGATGAAAACGGCAATACCGATATCGAAGAGTTGAAAAAACGCATCGATGAAGCGGGTATGCCGAAGGAAGCGCTAGATAAAACTCTCAATGAATACAACAAGTTGAAGATGATGTCTCCGATGTCAGCTGAAGCGACTGTTGTGCGTGGCTATATCGACTGGATGCTGCAGATCCCATGGTCGAAGCGTTCTAAACTGCGTCATGATATGAAGCGTGCAGAGGTCATTCTCAACGAAGATCATTACGGCCTCGAAGAGGTCAAAGACCGCATTCTTGAATACCTGGCGGTACAGCGCAGGGTGCGTAAGCTTAAAGGGCCTATCCTTTGTCTGGTGGGGCCTCCGGGTGTGGGTAAAACCTCTCTGGGTCAATCGATCGCACGGGCAACTAATCGTGAGTATGTGCGTATGGCGCTGGGTGGCGTCAGGGATGAAGCCGAAATTCGGGGACACCGCCGTACCTATATCGGTTCGATGCCAGGCAAGCTGATTCAGAAGATGTCTAAAGTGGGGGTTAAAAACCCGCTGTTCCTGCTCGATGAGATCGATAAAATGGGTATGGATCAGCGTGGCGATCCGGCTTCAGCACTGCTGGAAGTACTCGACCCTGAACAGAACAGCACTTTCAATGACCACTACCTGGAAGTCGATTACGACCTCTCAGATGTGATGTTTGTCTGTACCTCAAATTCCATGAATATTCCCGGCCCGCTGCTGGACCGTATGGAGATCATTCGTATTCCGGGTTACACCGAGGATGAAAAACTTAATATAGCGCGTAAGTATCTGATACCTAAGCAGATTAAGATGAATGGTCTGAAGAAAAATGAACTGACGATCGAAGATGAAGCGGTTACCGATCTGATCCGCTATTACACCCGCGAAGCAGGTGTTCGGGGACTGGAGAGAGAGCTCGCTAAGATCTGCCGGAAGGTGATTAAAGAGATCGCACTGGGTGACGATAAGAACGCTTCGATTGTCGCTAATAGCGGGAATCTGGAGCATTATTCGGGTGTACGCAAGTGCAACTTCGGTGTTGCCGAAGAGCAGGATCGTATCGGTCATGTGACCGGTCTGGCGTGGACCTCAGTCGGTGGTGATATCCTCACCATTGAGTCCGCTGTCGTGCCTGGTAAAGGTCGTCAGATTCGCACCGGTTCCCTTGGCGAGGTGATGCAGGAATCGATTCAGGCCGCTATGACTGTGGTTCGCAGCCGGGCGGAATCGCTGGGTATTAATCCTGATTTCCATGAGGAAAACGATATCCATATCCATGTGCCTGAAGGTGCAACACCAAAAGATGGACCAAGTGCTGGTATCGGGATGTGTACTGCATTAGTATCTGTCCTGACAAATATTCCGGTCCGCTCCGATGTAGCGATGACCGGAGAGATCACCTTGCGTGGGCAGGTACTGCCTATCGGTGGCTTGAAAGAGAAGCTGCTGGCAGCCCATCGTGGTGGAATCAAAACAGTTATTATTCCGGATGAGAACAAGCGTGATCTGAAGGAAATTCCTGAAAACATCAAAGCAGACCTTGAAATCTGTCCGGTTAAATGGATAGACGAAGTATTGCAAATTGCCCTGAAATACAGTCCTGAACCGCTGACTGAGGAGCAAAAAGCAAGCTTTTCTGAAAAGAAAAAGCAAGCAAAAAATGAGCGGGGACAAATAAAACCACATTAA
- a CDS encoding HU family DNA-binding protein: MNKSELIDAIAASADIPKAAAGRALDATLESISGALQKGDSVALVGFGTFGVKERAARTGRNPQTGQPIQIAAATLPTFKPGKALKDAVNK, encoded by the coding sequence GTGAATAAATCTGAACTAATCGACGCAATCGCAGCTTCTGCGGATATTCCAAAAGCTGCTGCTGGCCGCGCACTGGATGCTACACTGGAATCTATTTCCGGCGCTCTTCAAAAGGGTGATTCTGTTGCACTGGTAGGCTTCGGTACTTTTGGTGTGAAGGAGCGTGCTGCACGTACTGGTCGTAACCCTCAGACTGGTCAGCCTATTCAGATCGCTGCTGCGACTCTGCCTACTTTCAAGCCTGGTAAGGCATTGAAAGACGCTGTAAATAAGTAA
- a CDS encoding SurA N-terminal domain-containing protein → MLQNIRDNSQGIVAKIIVGLIIVTFALFGVESLVSLTSGSNAPATVNGEEISERDVLQGADLQRRQLLAQMGENADPTLLDDNLIRKATLDNLIQQEILLQSATSQDMQIADQALDQMIVNTEDFKVDGVFNPDRYQAVLRNAGLTPMMYKNLLRKESLISYERSGYMLSAFVLDSEAERVMALDRQTRDIAYVTVGLQDYMEGVSLTPADLSEYYDAHQQDFMTDEQVAIEYLLINKADLLKEVTIDDAELQSQFEQLKAVFKSEEQRMVSHIMIEVSDSVDDAAALAKAQDLEKRLAAGEDFAELAKAESDDPGSAPAGGDLGVYQQGMLDGPFEQAVYALKAGEVSEPVRTAFGYHIIRLTGLTVSEAPEFEEVKDQLIAEQMENKVEQIYVEQVGQLTDLAFSSGDLQEPAAELKLNIVEAAPFSRQGGNDDITANPRVIRAAFNEELIRDGLNSDPIELDSGRTMVLRVKEHIRPRQLSEEEVKPQITDILTLQKAGEALQASLASELEKLQQGAERKPINGTEWQMAEAVGRGDRDQPAEVMAAAFKLPKPEQGASYSLIALNDGARAIVAVTAVNEPDLSAVSDDEKKAMRNILSQRAGQFDYQAMTEARKEAAEVERL, encoded by the coding sequence ATGCTTCAGAATATCCGAGATAACTCCCAGGGAATCGTTGCCAAGATCATTGTTGGTCTGATCATCGTCACCTTTGCACTATTTGGGGTGGAGTCCCTGGTCAGTCTGACCTCAGGTTCAAACGCCCCCGCTACCGTGAATGGTGAAGAGATTAGCGAGCGGGATGTGTTGCAGGGAGCTGACCTGCAACGTCGTCAGCTATTGGCGCAGATGGGTGAAAATGCAGATCCAACCCTGCTGGATGATAATCTTATTCGTAAGGCGACACTGGACAATCTGATCCAACAGGAGATTCTGCTGCAGTCTGCAACCAGTCAGGATATGCAGATCGCTGATCAGGCACTGGATCAGATGATCGTCAATACCGAGGATTTTAAAGTCGATGGTGTATTTAATCCCGATCGGTACCAGGCGGTACTGCGAAATGCGGGGCTGACGCCAATGATGTATAAGAATCTGCTGCGTAAAGAGAGTCTTATCAGCTATGAGCGCTCCGGATATATGCTGTCTGCATTTGTTCTGGATAGTGAAGCGGAAAGGGTTATGGCGCTGGATCGGCAAACCCGTGACATCGCTTATGTTACTGTGGGACTGCAGGATTACATGGAAGGGGTTTCTCTCACTCCGGCGGATCTGAGCGAATACTACGATGCTCATCAGCAGGACTTTATGACCGATGAGCAGGTTGCTATCGAGTACCTGTTGATCAATAAGGCGGACCTTCTAAAAGAGGTAACCATCGATGATGCTGAGTTGCAGTCGCAGTTTGAGCAGCTGAAAGCGGTATTCAAATCTGAAGAACAGCGCATGGTATCCCATATCATGATCGAAGTTTCTGACAGCGTTGATGATGCCGCTGCGCTGGCTAAGGCGCAGGATCTTGAAAAGCGGTTAGCGGCAGGTGAAGATTTTGCTGAATTGGCAAAGGCTGAGTCTGATGATCCTGGTTCAGCTCCTGCCGGTGGTGATCTGGGGGTTTATCAGCAGGGCATGCTCGACGGTCCGTTTGAACAGGCTGTCTACGCTCTGAAAGCTGGAGAGGTGTCTGAGCCAGTGCGTACTGCATTCGGTTATCACATCATCAGGCTTACCGGTCTGACAGTGTCAGAGGCTCCGGAATTCGAGGAGGTTAAGGACCAACTTATCGCTGAGCAGATGGAAAATAAAGTTGAGCAGATCTACGTTGAGCAGGTTGGACAGCTGACCGATCTGGCATTCTCATCTGGTGATCTGCAGGAACCGGCTGCTGAGCTGAAGCTGAATATTGTCGAAGCGGCTCCTTTTAGTCGTCAGGGCGGAAATGATGATATCACTGCCAATCCACGGGTTATTCGCGCCGCCTTTAATGAGGAGCTGATTCGGGATGGCCTGAACAGTGATCCGATCGAGCTGGATTCGGGTCGTACGATGGTGTTGCGTGTTAAAGAGCATATCCGTCCGCGTCAGCTGAGTGAAGAGGAAGTTAAGCCGCAGATCACTGATATCCTGACGCTACAAAAAGCAGGCGAAGCGTTGCAGGCCTCTCTGGCGTCAGAGCTTGAAAAGCTGCAGCAGGGTGCTGAGCGCAAGCCCATCAACGGAACTGAGTGGCAGATGGCAGAGGCTGTTGGTCGTGGGGATCGCGATCAGCCTGCAGAAGTTATGGCTGCAGCGTTTAAGCTGCCTAAGCCGGAGCAGGGCGCATCCTACTCTTTGATCGCACTCAATGATGGAGCCCGGGCAATCGTTGCGGTAACTGCGGTTAACGAACCTGATCTGTCTGCGGTATCGGATGATGAGAAAAAAGCGATGCGTAATATTCTCAGTCAGCGTGCTGGCCAGTTTGATTACCAGGCGATGACGGAAGCACGCAAAGAGGCTGCCGAGGTTGAAAGGCTCTGA